Proteins encoded together in one Psychrobacter sp. 28M-43 window:
- the moaA gene encoding GTP 3',8-cyclase MoaA, producing the protein MIDDNIDDKHKIDSPQLYSPSLAPALSDGYIEPSLVVPTEQMSDYHQPLTDGFARRLTYLRLSITDFCNFRCEYCLPNGYQGKRPDDELSISEIATLVRGFAQVGTKKVRITGGEPSIRRDVVEIIETIKQTDGIETVAMTSNGYKLGKHIANWQAAGLDQLNISMDSFDAATFHKMTGFDTLPQILTDMDTLLETTDIKLKINSVLMAETAFENLITAIDYVKDRQVTYRFIEFMQTSDNSDLFFAQHAQSDIITDYLLENGWQPHERGSADGPAVEYSHPEYVGRIGMIAPYAAHFCDTCNRLRVSSQGKVHLCLFDQGNYDIRPYLQQDDIQGLVNTLHSFMPIKPEHHHLYDSNSGIMHNLSIIGG; encoded by the coding sequence ATGATTGATGACAACATAGATGACAAACACAAAATAGACAGCCCGCAACTGTATTCACCGAGCTTGGCACCGGCATTATCTGACGGCTACATAGAGCCTTCCTTGGTCGTGCCTACTGAGCAGATGAGTGACTATCACCAGCCGCTAACCGATGGGTTTGCACGGCGTCTGACCTACTTGCGTCTGTCTATTACTGACTTCTGTAATTTTCGCTGTGAGTATTGCCTGCCAAATGGCTATCAAGGTAAGCGCCCTGATGATGAGCTGAGTATCTCTGAAATTGCCACCTTGGTGCGCGGCTTTGCTCAAGTAGGTACCAAAAAAGTTAGAATTACGGGCGGTGAGCCCTCTATTCGTCGTGATGTCGTCGAAATTATCGAAACGATTAAGCAGACTGACGGTATCGAGACGGTCGCGATGACCAGTAACGGTTATAAATTGGGTAAACATATAGCCAACTGGCAAGCTGCTGGACTTGATCAGCTTAATATCAGTATGGACAGCTTCGATGCCGCTACCTTTCATAAAATGACAGGCTTTGATACCTTGCCGCAGATATTGACTGATATGGATACATTGTTAGAAACGACTGATATCAAACTGAAAATAAATAGTGTCTTGATGGCAGAAACTGCTTTTGAGAATTTAATCACGGCGATCGACTATGTCAAAGACAGACAAGTGACCTATCGCTTTATTGAATTTATGCAGACCAGTGATAATAGCGATTTGTTTTTTGCTCAGCATGCTCAGTCTGATATTATCACCGATTACTTGTTAGAGAATGGTTGGCAGCCGCATGAGCGCGGTAGTGCCGATGGTCCAGCAGTAGAGTATAGCCACCCTGAGTATGTCGGTCGTATCGGTATGATTGCCCCGTATGCGGCGCACTTCTGTGATACCTGTAACCGCTTGCGTGTAAGCAGCCAAGGTAAGGTACATTTGTGTCTGTTTGATCAAGGCAATTACGATATCCGTCCATACCTACAGCAAGACGATATCCAAGGACTGGTTAACACTTTACATAGTTTTATGCCAATCAAGCCTGAGCATCATCATCTGTATGACTCTAACAGTGGCATTATGCACAATCTGTCAATAATCGGCGGATAA
- the moaB gene encoding molybdenum cofactor biosynthesis protein B encodes MSKPAAQFTPLNIAVLTVSDSRTLAEDTSGQYLVDSLTEAGHHLADRQLITDDIYQIRAVISGWIASPDVHAVITTGGTGFFIRDSMPEAVSVLFDKSIDGFGEMFRLISKDEIGMSTVQSRAVAGMANGTGIFCLPGSSGACRTGWENILKDQFDSRTRPCNFVPHFLAQNPSHD; translated from the coding sequence ATGAGTAAGCCTGCTGCACAATTTACACCGCTTAATATTGCTGTATTGACCGTTTCTGATAGCCGTACGCTGGCAGAAGATACGTCAGGCCAGTACTTAGTAGACAGCTTGACCGAAGCAGGGCATCATTTAGCAGATCGTCAACTAATTACCGACGATATTTACCAGATTCGCGCAGTCATCAGTGGTTGGATTGCTAGTCCAGACGTTCATGCGGTTATTACAACTGGCGGTACAGGGTTCTTCATCAGAGATAGCATGCCAGAAGCTGTGAGTGTACTGTTTGATAAATCAATCGATGGCTTTGGTGAAATGTTCCGTCTAATCTCAAAAGATGAAATCGGTATGTCTACCGTACAATCGCGAGCAGTTGCTGGCATGGCCAATGGTACGGGTATATTCTGTCTACCAGGCTCTTCTGGTGCTTGCCGTACGGGTTGGGAAAATATCTTAAAGGATCAGTTTGACAGTCGTACTCGTCCGTGCAATTTTGTGCCGCATTTTTTAGCACAAAATCCTAGCCATGATTGA
- the mobA gene encoding molybdenum cofactor guanylyltransferase: MKNCSNNLDGLAGVVILAGGASRRMGTAKAMLTLPSGEQLLDYHVRHASKLQIPILVADNGRGFQTGLDVHLEKTNSPIIHIADYGADVDSNEHDRQIKTGGALVAIESALQTLSDLNDSGVSKNVQASWLLVISCDSLIPATDLWQKLQCEISLAADKKVICLKDDSHLYPLLGLYQLSIERDLKAYIDSGQRKVMQFIQPFVHSVPFSKEWQNLTNFNTPEDFKQACAALPK; encoded by the coding sequence ATGAAAAACTGCTCAAATAATCTGGATGGTTTGGCAGGTGTGGTTATCTTGGCAGGCGGCGCATCTAGACGTATGGGAACGGCTAAGGCGATGCTGACACTACCGTCAGGTGAGCAGCTGTTAGACTATCATGTTCGTCATGCGAGCAAGTTACAGATTCCTATATTGGTTGCAGATAATGGTCGCGGCTTTCAAACTGGTTTAGATGTCCATTTAGAAAAAACCAATTCGCCTATTATTCATATTGCTGATTATGGTGCTGATGTTGACTCTAATGAGCATGATAGGCAGATCAAAACTGGCGGCGCTTTGGTCGCTATCGAATCAGCCTTACAAACATTGAGCGATTTGAATGATTCAGGCGTATCAAAAAACGTACAAGCATCGTGGTTACTGGTTATCAGCTGTGATAGCTTAATACCAGCAACTGACTTGTGGCAGAAATTACAATGTGAAATAAGCCTTGCTGCCGATAAAAAAGTAATTTGCTTAAAAGATGACAGTCACCTATATCCATTGTTAGGCCTGTATCAGTTAAGCATTGAGCGTGATTTGAAGGCCTATATAGATAGCGGGCAGCGTAAGGTGATGCAGTTTATTCAGCCTTTTGTACACTCCGTACCATTTAGCAAAGAGTGGCAAAATTTGACCAACTTTAATACGCCTGAAGATTTTAAGCAGGCATGTGCTGCTCTACCAAAATAA
- the moaC gene encoding cyclic pyranopterin monophosphate synthase MoaC → MSYSVQTNQQSTLSHLDSDGDITMVDVSGKTATTREANATGQVRFPSEIYAQIKAADGMTKKGSITQTAHIAGIMAAKRTHDLIPLCHPLPLDKIGLSFEYNDALSSITVSAVVKVTHKTGVEMEALTAVSVACLTIYDMTKALSHDIVIDNIHLVKKTGGKSDYSHA, encoded by the coding sequence ATGAGTTACAGCGTTCAGACAAATCAGCAATCTACTTTATCTCACTTAGATAGTGATGGTGATATTACCATGGTCGATGTCAGTGGTAAGACAGCAACGACGCGAGAAGCCAATGCCACTGGACAAGTACGCTTTCCCAGTGAGATTTATGCGCAGATTAAAGCGGCTGATGGGATGACCAAAAAAGGCAGCATCACACAAACAGCTCATATCGCTGGTATCATGGCGGCTAAACGCACTCATGATCTTATACCGCTCTGTCATCCACTACCGCTAGACAAGATAGGCTTAAGCTTTGAGTATAACGACGCGCTCAGCAGCATCACGGTCAGTGCGGTGGTCAAGGTCACGCATAAGACAGGGGTTGAGATGGAAGCGCTAACAGCAGTCAGTGTAGCCTGCTTAACTATCTATGATATGACCAAAGCGCTATCACATGACATCGTTATAGATAATATTCATTTGGTTAAGAAGACAGGTGGTAAGTCAGATTACAGTCATGCTTAA
- a CDS encoding MoaD/ThiS family protein yields the protein MSAIDMTTNIESTMNINVMYFASLADEANCQQETVSVQQDTSLTELYEQLSQKHRFSRPQSELRVAVNDYFAKWTDQINDGDSVVFITPVAGG from the coding sequence ATGAGTGCTATCGATATGACAACTAATATCGAATCAACGATGAATATTAATGTCATGTATTTTGCCAGTTTGGCTGATGAGGCCAATTGTCAGCAAGAGACAGTAAGCGTACAGCAAGATACGTCATTGACTGAACTATACGAACAGCTTAGTCAAAAGCATCGCTTTAGCCGTCCGCAGTCGGAGCTACGTGTTGCAGTAAATGACTACTTTGCTAAATGGACTGACCAGATAAATGATGGTGATAGCGTGGTTTTCATCACGCCAGTCGCTGGTGGTTAG
- a CDS encoding molybdenum cofactor biosynthesis protein MoaE, which translates to MTDNVHDHSMSIKRSADEAYLIAERDGFALLDITIDEDRLKSTLDNDSCGAFVCFEGRVRNHNNAASVDSLTYYGYEDLAINQGRAIVEEAKKRFEITHAIAIHRIGALEIGDVAVWVGVVSAHRYPAFDACRWILDTIKADIPVWKQEYYEDDSSKWLSNNG; encoded by the coding sequence ATGACCGACAATGTCCACGATCATTCAATGAGCATCAAACGTAGTGCTGACGAGGCTTACCTTATCGCTGAGCGTGATGGTTTTGCGCTACTAGATATTACTATAGACGAAGATAGGCTAAAAAGTACGTTAGATAATGACAGCTGCGGCGCGTTTGTTTGCTTTGAAGGGCGAGTGCGCAACCATAATAATGCCGCGAGCGTTGATAGCCTTACCTATTATGGTTATGAGGATTTGGCCATCAATCAAGGTCGCGCCATTGTAGAAGAAGCCAAAAAGCGTTTTGAAATTACGCATGCTATTGCGATACATCGTATCGGTGCGTTAGAGATTGGCGACGTAGCTGTGTGGGTAGGGGTAGTGTCAGCGCATCGTTATCCAGCATTTGATGCTTGTCGCTGGATATTAGATACCATCAAAGCGGATATTCCTGTGTGGAAGCAAGAATACTACGAAGACGACTCATCTAAATGGCTCAGCAATAATGGTTAA
- the modA gene encoding molybdate ABC transporter substrate-binding protein: MVKSLVAVCVSACLLLSLSACTQDKDANTALADDITEQSHTLRIAAAANLSDVLPHIIDSYQADNNSSVQNISGISDIEVTYASSGKLYAQIRAGAPYDIFLSANQDFPAKLADENSASVINENNKLAKPFTYTRGQLALYSVTKPLNDFTPTSLGDVFTSADFTQDSKVAIANPNLAPYGASAKAYLQSQNMYDKLNAQKSLIQSENIGQAFQYAHTGSVDYGFVAQSQLVAIKAKPEQFITLLPASYPAILQDGIIINNTASAAGFTDYLRSKVGQQHFLQAGYLGVQ, translated from the coding sequence ATGGTTAAGTCATTAGTTGCTGTCTGTGTATCTGCTTGTCTGCTATTGTCACTAAGTGCTTGTACGCAAGACAAAGACGCCAATACGGCGCTTGCTGATGATATCACTGAGCAATCTCACACATTGCGTATCGCTGCGGCTGCTAACTTATCTGATGTACTCCCTCATATTATTGATAGCTATCAGGCTGATAACAACTCATCTGTCCAAAATATCTCAGGTATTTCAGATATTGAAGTTACTTATGCATCTTCTGGTAAGTTATATGCGCAAATTAGAGCAGGGGCACCGTATGATATATTCTTGTCTGCCAATCAAGATTTTCCTGCTAAATTGGCTGATGAAAATTCAGCTAGTGTTATTAACGAAAATAATAAGCTAGCCAAGCCTTTTACGTATACCAGAGGTCAATTAGCACTCTATAGTGTCACCAAACCTTTAAACGATTTTACGCCAACATCGCTAGGTGATGTGTTTACCAGCGCTGACTTTACTCAGGACAGCAAGGTAGCTATCGCTAACCCTAACCTTGCTCCTTATGGTGCCTCTGCGAAAGCCTATCTGCAATCACAAAATATGTACGATAAGTTAAATGCTCAAAAAAGCTTAATACAGTCAGAGAATATCGGTCAAGCATTTCAATATGCGCATACAGGTAGTGTGGACTATGGTTTTGTAGCACAGTCTCAGCTTGTTGCGATTAAAGCCAAGCCAGAGCAATTTATTACTTTGCTGCCAGCGTCTTATCCAGCTATCTTACAAGATGGGATAATTATTAATAATACTGCCTCAGCAGCAGGCTTCACCGACTACCTGCGCTCAAAAGTAGGGCAGCAGCACTTCTTACAAGCAGGCTATCTGGGCGTCCAGTAA
- the modB gene encoding molybdate ABC transporter permease subunit: protein MIDQSLMSDMLSPFWVSIKLACVTTLCLLLFATPIAYWLAKPSRIRAIGRLKVLLMGIIAMPLVLPPTVIGFYLLLLLSPSVGIGKWLSEHNISPLIFTFEGLVIGSIIYSLPFYIQPVYAQFLRIPQSVTEVAHLLEPSRMRRFMKVALPQARVGIILGSLVSFAHTIGEFGVVLMIGGSISGETKVVSIAIYEQVEALNYEAAHMMSGILIVMGVVMVALIASVSRISQRP from the coding sequence ATGATCGACCAATCTCTTATGTCAGATATGCTCAGTCCATTTTGGGTGAGCATCAAGCTCGCTTGCGTGACTACCTTATGTCTATTACTATTTGCAACGCCTATTGCGTACTGGTTGGCTAAGCCGAGCCGTATAAGAGCAATAGGACGTCTTAAGGTACTGCTCATGGGCATCATTGCGATGCCTCTGGTGCTACCACCTACCGTGATTGGTTTTTATCTACTGTTACTGCTCAGTCCTAGTGTGGGTATCGGTAAATGGTTGAGCGAACATAATATTAGCCCGCTGATTTTTACCTTTGAGGGTCTGGTCATTGGTTCTATTATTTACTCATTGCCTTTTTATATACAGCCTGTCTATGCACAGTTTTTGCGTATTCCGCAAAGTGTCACGGAAGTCGCTCATCTCTTAGAACCAAGTCGTATGCGGCGGTTTATGAAAGTGGCTTTACCGCAAGCACGGGTAGGTATCATTTTGGGTAGTTTGGTGAGCTTTGCCCATACGATTGGGGAGTTTGGTGTTGTACTGATGATAGGCGGCAGCATCTCAGGCGAGACTAAGGTGGTATCGATTGCGATATATGAGCAAGTAGAGGCTCTCAATTATGAGGCGGCGCATATGATGTCTGGTATTCTGATTGTCATGGGTGTAGTGATGGTAGCGTTAATCGCTAGCGTAAGCCGAATCAGTCAACGTCCATAG
- a CDS encoding cardiolipin synthase: MEANINTFTIKDTFTSWTWGDLAGLGLVLHIVLMIVMTLRVVSVQRNIGVSIAWVAVLYTLPVFGFVAYILLGEPMIGRRYRERVDQASILMNDMARREHLIFDKGQDLLPANYRGVSQIGTRWTGFGVFPNHQMQLLTDPASIFQRLIEDIHAAQRIVLMEFYIVYPKGQVLEVIEALSVAAQRGVECHILADSVGSFSFINSSVHRKLEKAGVYVHQSLPVGLFKTLFKRSDLRNHRKMVVIDEHIGYIGSFNLVDPRFFKQNKNVGQWIDVALRTTSQHSISINTAMAKVIVTDIGAESNDNLAELHQRVNNYTRKLYVMHPTINDLNSRVKVLADTIDDHEQPDIGATSIVVPKMPVVDKVLAQLIPSAPQLTAHVIYNTLVTVIHRANKRIRITTPYFVPDESLSGALTIAAKRGVDVTIIVPEKVDSFLVQHASQAYYQELLDAGVTIALFRGGLLHAKTVVIDDDYCLFGTVNIDMRSFYLNMEVSLAIYTPEMVAQVADCQEVYLENCRILDSDEWQQRHGSKRLFDNVVRLFSPLL, translated from the coding sequence ATGGAGGCCAATATAAACACTTTTACTATTAAAGATACTTTTACTAGCTGGACCTGGGGAGACTTAGCGGGTCTAGGTCTAGTGCTGCATATTGTACTTATGATAGTAATGACGCTGCGCGTGGTTTCTGTGCAGCGCAATATTGGTGTGTCTATTGCTTGGGTTGCGGTGCTTTACACGTTACCAGTATTTGGTTTTGTGGCTTATATCCTGCTCGGTGAGCCGATGATTGGACGGCGCTATCGTGAACGCGTGGATCAAGCCAGCATTTTGATGAATGATATGGCAAGGCGTGAGCATCTGATTTTTGACAAAGGGCAGGACTTATTACCAGCCAACTACCGCGGTGTTAGCCAAATAGGAACGCGCTGGACAGGGTTTGGTGTATTTCCCAATCATCAAATGCAGCTGTTGACGGATCCTGCTTCTATTTTTCAGCGTTTGATTGAAGATATTCATGCCGCCCAGCGTATTGTCCTTATGGAATTTTATATTGTCTATCCAAAAGGACAGGTGCTAGAAGTCATAGAGGCGCTGTCTGTAGCGGCTCAGCGTGGCGTAGAGTGTCATATATTGGCCGATAGTGTGGGCAGCTTTAGCTTTATTAATAGTAGCGTACACCGTAAATTAGAAAAAGCAGGGGTTTATGTCCATCAGTCGTTGCCAGTAGGGTTGTTTAAGACATTATTTAAACGCTCTGATTTGCGCAATCATCGTAAAATGGTGGTTATCGATGAACATATTGGCTATATCGGCAGCTTCAACTTGGTTGATCCAAGGTTTTTTAAACAAAATAAAAACGTTGGTCAATGGATTGATGTGGCGCTACGAACGACTAGTCAGCACTCGATTAGTATCAATACAGCAATGGCTAAGGTGATTGTTACCGACATCGGTGCTGAAAGTAATGATAATCTTGCTGAGCTGCATCAGCGAGTTAATAACTATACCCGTAAGTTATATGTGATGCATCCGACCATCAATGATCTAAATAGCCGAGTGAAGGTATTGGCGGATACGATTGATGATCATGAGCAGCCAGATATAGGTGCCACCTCGATTGTCGTACCAAAGATGCCTGTCGTGGACAAGGTCTTAGCGCAGCTAATACCTTCAGCACCGCAGCTAACGGCTCATGTGATTTACAATACATTAGTTACCGTGATTCATCGTGCTAATAAGCGCATCCGCATTACCACGCCTTACTTTGTCCCTGATGAATCGCTATCGGGTGCGCTGACGATAGCGGCTAAGCGCGGCGTTGATGTGACGATTATTGTTCCTGAAAAAGTGGATTCATTTTTGGTACAGCATGCTTCTCAGGCTTATTATCAAGAGTTGTTGGATGCTGGAGTAACGATTGCATTATTTAGGGGTGGTTTGCTACACGCAAAAACAGTGGTGATTGATGATGACTACTGTCTATTTGGCACCGTCAATATTGATATGCGCAGCTTTTATCTAAATATGGAAGTCAGCTTGGCGATTTATACGCCAGAAATGGTTGCCCAAGTAGCGGACTGTCAGGAAGTCTATTTAGAAAACTGCCGAATCCTAGATAGTGATGAGTGGCAACAGCGTCATGGATCAAAACGCTTGTTTGATAATGTCGTGCGCTTGTTCAGTCCTTTATTGTAG
- a CDS encoding tetratricopeptide repeat protein has product MSASPLTPLDYIAEGYWQDFLVGRPIAGGIAYETELRAYTLDESLESLQRIDTLLSQVRRDMIKSGIWDETTLLVDERYRNFMVFLAFYAGRVLAQQWQSKPHWYGQFELRKRYPKLTLITDDFYQHMAVGYDNDSVVKEHLFFALEPIGLRLFGHIDRQFNAVQGGQVESGLYQAVSLRLPTILSKDVHLVSELTADKVATNKATTHKATTHQVTDSGNPSADSNMYVSTSQSSELLEKLEEVSIGAEHNQANAVVTDSESRAIQSAMPDTVTELQASIVSVESENPVRPELTKVTNPTAKPTSSVKNTSTPEMFTQLLVELDEIAVPQPTGDVQYHQARKVLDQFEQHIAKQNKPRRQVIFSNDHNTAKNKALLTLQAAAEDGNTTAMLRLAMYELLGEGLTADSDNQKKSGVEWVNQAASKNDSRAQRILSKMYYQGVGVSQDIDSGKYWLEQAADNGHTEAANLVQQWQQAEMLLTTQKQEQHSTKRYQLLIGAIIAVALLIILII; this is encoded by the coding sequence ATGTCTGCATCACCTTTAACACCACTGGACTATATTGCAGAAGGCTATTGGCAAGATTTCTTAGTTGGGCGTCCTATTGCGGGCGGTATCGCCTACGAAACTGAGCTGCGCGCTTATACGCTAGACGAGTCGCTTGAGAGTTTACAGCGTATCGACACGCTATTGTCCCAAGTGCGCCGAGATATGATTAAGAGCGGTATATGGGATGAGACGACGCTGCTGGTCGATGAACGCTATCGTAATTTTATGGTATTTTTGGCGTTTTATGCCGGTCGTGTGTTGGCGCAGCAGTGGCAAAGCAAGCCACATTGGTATGGTCAGTTTGAGCTGCGTAAACGTTACCCTAAGCTAACATTGATCACCGATGATTTTTATCAGCATATGGCGGTTGGTTATGATAATGATAGCGTGGTTAAAGAGCACTTATTTTTTGCACTAGAGCCAATAGGGCTGCGTCTGTTTGGTCATATTGATCGGCAGTTCAACGCAGTACAAGGCGGGCAAGTAGAGAGTGGATTGTATCAAGCAGTTAGCCTTAGACTACCAACTATTTTAAGTAAAGACGTTCATTTAGTGTCCGAATTAACAGCGGATAAAGTAGCAACAAACAAAGCAACAACACATAAAGCAACCACTCATCAAGTCACTGACAGTGGTAATCCGAGCGCAGATTCAAATATGTATGTCAGTACTAGCCAATCGAGTGAGCTTCTTGAAAAGCTAGAGGAAGTGTCGATAGGAGCTGAGCATAATCAAGCTAATGCAGTTGTAACTGACAGTGAGAGTCGCGCAATTCAGTCTGCTATGCCTGATACGGTAACTGAGTTACAGGCAAGCATAGTATCTGTTGAGTCAGAGAATCCAGTAAGGCCTGAGCTGACTAAAGTAACGAACCCAACAGCCAAGCCTACGTCGTCTGTAAAGAATACATCAACGCCTGAGATGTTTACGCAACTGCTGGTAGAATTAGATGAGATAGCGGTGCCACAACCAACTGGTGATGTTCAGTATCATCAAGCACGCAAAGTACTGGATCAGTTCGAGCAGCATATTGCCAAACAGAACAAACCTCGTCGCCAAGTTATATTTTCAAATGATCACAACACGGCAAAAAACAAAGCGCTGCTAACACTACAAGCGGCTGCTGAAGATGGCAATACAACTGCTATGTTACGTTTGGCCATGTATGAATTATTAGGTGAAGGCTTGACAGCGGACAGTGACAATCAAAAAAAATCTGGCGTAGAATGGGTCAATCAAGCCGCTAGCAAAAACGACAGCCGTGCTCAGCGTATACTCAGTAAAATGTATTACCAAGGAGTAGGGGTATCCCAAGATATAGATAGCGGTAAATATTGGTTAGAGCAAGCAGCGGATAATGGTCATACAGAAGCGGCCAATCTGGTTCAGCAATGGCAGCAAGCAGAAATGCTGCTGACCACACAGAAGCAAGAGCAGCATAGCACCAAGCGTTATCAGCTGTTAATTGGCGCAATCATCGCAGTCGCTTTATTGATAATATTAATTATCTAG
- a CDS encoding 3-deoxy-D-manno-octulosonic acid transferase codes for MPSSNTSFDHSANPIDPVSSPNRAVHETPLYYQSLIGLLKPLYRLQVWRRSHKNDNYKQEIDQRFGKQYPLRPVVDADSDKGVIWCHAVSLGETNTVAPLLDMLLANGYQIWLTNTTQTGFARGASRFAEQIAQGQMSHSYVPVDSPTVIETFLTHVQPIAALFVETELWANILTKLSQHCIPSILVNGRLSASSFQSYQKIGAVSASMMKNLSLIIAQDSDSAKRFRQLGASSAQIRVAGSLKWVINASKTDDKAIEDNRIYSKKADLRAEFGIADRPVWVAASTHDGEEAAALSLQQQLLSQATLADTLLVIVPRHPERFDEVADLIQKTGLNMARRSDGDMIGADTQVYLADSMGEMMTWYTLANVAFVGGSLVDIGGHNPVEPASVATPVLMGRYTQSCQSVIDKLASVGALYQPNNDFYRPIESNNSSSSDEQIASNDQLKANKKSSRKKTAYNREDAVSIYMQLETWLRNLPLAAQAGQAGEQMTIQQQAVLTRQFTMIEDAIELSSNQDNL; via the coding sequence ATGCCATCATCTAATACCTCGTTTGACCACTCTGCAAATCCAATTGACCCTGTATCATCGCCTAATCGTGCGGTACACGAGACACCTTTATATTATCAGTCTCTTATTGGGCTACTAAAGCCACTATATCGTCTGCAGGTATGGCGTCGATCTCATAAAAACGACAATTATAAGCAGGAAATCGATCAGCGTTTTGGTAAGCAGTATCCACTGCGTCCAGTGGTCGATGCTGATAGCGATAAAGGGGTGATTTGGTGCCACGCAGTCTCATTAGGCGAGACCAATACGGTCGCGCCTTTATTAGATATGTTATTGGCTAATGGCTATCAGATATGGTTGACCAATACGACTCAGACAGGTTTTGCTCGTGGCGCTAGTCGTTTTGCAGAACAGATAGCGCAGGGTCAGATGAGTCATAGCTATGTGCCAGTCGACAGCCCTACTGTGATCGAGACTTTCTTAACGCATGTGCAGCCGATCGCTGCCTTATTTGTAGAAACAGAGCTGTGGGCAAATATCTTGACCAAATTATCTCAGCACTGTATTCCAAGTATTCTAGTCAACGGTCGATTGTCGGCTTCTTCTTTTCAGAGTTATCAAAAGATTGGTGCAGTCAGCGCCAGTATGATGAAAAATCTCTCCTTAATTATTGCGCAAGACAGCGACTCTGCTAAACGCTTTAGGCAACTAGGGGCTAGTAGCGCCCAAATTCGTGTGGCAGGCTCATTAAAATGGGTAATCAATGCGTCCAAAACTGATGACAAAGCGATAGAAGATAACCGTATTTATAGTAAGAAAGCTGATCTGCGAGCAGAGTTTGGTATAGCAGATCGTCCTGTGTGGGTCGCTGCAAGTACTCACGATGGCGAAGAGGCAGCTGCGTTGTCATTGCAGCAGCAACTACTGTCTCAAGCGACATTAGCAGATACGTTGCTTGTTATCGTCCCTAGGCATCCTGAGCGTTTTGACGAAGTAGCAGATCTCATTCAAAAAACTGGGTTAAATATGGCTCGGCGCAGTGATGGAGATATGATTGGTGCAGATACGCAAGTCTATCTAGCAGATAGCATGGGTGAGATGATGACTTGGTATACATTGGCAAATGTAGCATTTGTGGGCGGTTCACTGGTAGATATTGGTGGGCATAATCCAGTGGAGCCTGCTAGTGTGGCCACGCCTGTACTGATGGGGCGTTATACTCAGTCGTGCCAAAGCGTGATAGATAAATTGGCTAGCGTAGGCGCTTTATATCAGCCAAATAATGACTTCTATCGCCCAATCGAGTCAAATAACTCAAGTAGTTCGGATGAGCAGATTGCCAGTAATGACCAGTTAAAGGCGAATAAAAAATCTTCTCGTAAGAAAACAGCTTATAACCGTGAAGACGCTGTTAGCATTTATATGCAGCTAGAGACTTGGCTACGCAATTTGCCATTGGCCGCGCAGGCAGGGCAAGCTGGCGAGCAAATGACGATACAGCAGCAAGCGGTATTGACCCGCCAATTTACTATGATTGAAGACGCAATCGAGCTGTCTTCTAACCAAGATAATTTATGA